One Dermacentor albipictus isolate Rhodes 1998 colony chromosome 10, USDA_Dalb.pri_finalv2, whole genome shotgun sequence genomic window, TCATATGTCCAGGGTAAATTACCTTATTTTGGCGCCAGGTGTGCTAGTCACCGCACCATACATGTTTATAAGTAAAACTGGAGTGATAACGCTCCTGAAGCTTCAATGCTCCCAGCAACTTTCAACACTCACCCGCACCCGCCTATCCTGCGCTTACTCTGCTAAAGCAGTGTTTAAACGTAGTCTAAACTATGCGCGgcgttgtcgtgctgtccagaGTCTAGAACGTGGATTCAAATACTTCAAACTTGCTTCAAGCAATTACAGTTATCATATGTCCAGGTCAAATCACCTTCTTCTGGCGCCAGGGGGGCTAGTGACCACACCATGTATGTTTATAACTAAAACTGGAGTAATAGAACTTGTGGCGCTTTAATGCTTCAAAACAACTTACAACACCAACCTGCGCTTACACTACCAGTGTCTAAATTGTGCGCGGCGTAGTGGTGTACATGGTCGTGTAACTTCTATTAGAACGTGGCTTCGAATACTTGCTTCAAGGAAATGACAGTTGGCATATGTTGAAGTCAGATCACCTTATTTTGGCGCCAGGGGCGCTAGTCATTGTACCATACATGTTTATAGATAAAACTGGAGTAATAACATTCGTGGAGCTTCAATgcgaatggatggatgggtggactatatcatagagtttcctacaaaatttgtGGCTATATATCTAAAACGTGACTTCAAATACTTCATACTTGCTTCAGACAAATCACAGTTATCATATGTCCAGGTCAGATCACCTTATTTTGCCGCTAGGGGTGCTAGTGACCGCACCATGTATGTTTGTAGATAAAACTGGATTAACAACACTCGTGAAGCTTCAATGCTTCCAGTACCAGCCGTTGCCTGTGCTAAACCACTGGCTAAACTGTGCGCAGCGTAACGTCATTACCGGAATAGCGCGACCCGCATTTTGAGTATTTGCTCGCCGTAGACTACGGTCAGTTATTTCCTTCGCTGGGTAAGTACCTCTTACGGTATGGCGTTCCTCAGCTGCCGACTCCTCTGAATACGCGTCAGCGCGCATCAACATTAGTGAATGCGCTTCTAGGCTGATTAATTCCCAGCACGTTGCTCTGGTATGGTGGCATAGCACTGGTCTCATAACCTCTTTATGCTATCTGAATGCATTTCACCATACCCGCTGAGTGAACATGAATTTCACTGCCGGCTCTCTATTGAACTTGCTTTTAATTGATCACGGATGCTGGATTTTATAAAGCGTTGGGTGTTGTATTTATAGTCTAAGTGCTTACGTACCACAGGTGCAGTATTTGAAGTTGGAAATGGCGTTAGCAAGCAAGGTGAATTCGAAATCAATTGCGTAAACGTACGGTAAAGCCGCGGCGGCTTCACCTAACGCGAGGATTTATTGCGTTACCGATTCTTGGCGAGGTGAACGCAGGATTCTTGTCTGTTCCCCCAAGTCATCTTAGGGACAGGAAAGCTTCGCAAAAAGGTGCAGAGAAAAACTACTTTTGACCACTAAATCCACTGATTCTCTGATGGTGCACTCATCGCAGAGAAACATCGCCGATCATTTGGTGCTTGTTCGCCTGATGTTCACAGATACCACAGTTCGTGCTACCACGCAAAACCAGGCAGAGCCATGGCTATGTACAAGGGAGCTGCCAGCGAGGCTGGCCGTGCGATGCATCTCAAGAAGAAGCGCGAGAAAGCGTTGGAAGAATTGGAACTGCGAAAGAAAAGGATTGAAGAAGAGTTGAAGCTGTCCACAATGGAGAACAAGTTCGCTGCACATTATGATGCTGTGGAGCAGCAGCTTAAATCGAGCACAATTGGGCTTGTCACCCTTGATGAAATGAAGGTAAAGTGTACTGCAGTGTTCTTTCTCGACAACATTGGTGTGTCTAAGCTACACTCTGTGCACGAATACGAATCGTTAAAAAATGTATATGCATGCACCATTAGTATTGATTGCACGCATGAGTATGTGGAGTGAAACTGCGTTAGCACAATTTTTAGGGTTCAAAATGCTTTAAGTGTTGCAGACTTGCACTGGTTTATGGGAAGTGATGAGTGGCGATAGTTTATTGGAATGGTTAATTCAAAAGGGCATTACAGTACTGATTAGCAGGAACTTCTTGCGGGCAGTTTAAACAAGTATGCTAATAAGCATCTTGCTTTTCTTTCAGGCTAAGCAAGAGGATGTAGTGAAAGAACGAGAGCGTCAACTAGCACAGCGGCAACAAGAACGCGAGCTTCAGCGACAGCGCGAAATTCAGAAAAAACGAGAACAGCAAGAGAGGCAAAGAAGACAGGCAAGTGCTAAGAAACATTGTTTCTTTCTGAAAATGCTTTATTGGGCTGTTTAAATTTACTTGCCACCAACGTTTTGTCAGTGCAGGGACTTTATCATTATAGTCTTCACTTATGACTGTAAATTAGCATCTACAGGTATGTTGTAGGTAGCATAGCTTATATGAAGAATGCAGATTTGTAACAAACAGTACTGAAACAGCATTAAATTACCGCATTAGTTCCTACAGCAGCCACCAGGGCTCAGCCAAGGACATGGCACTATCCGTGAGAAGTGCAACTATTGTTTGCAATGCACATTTGGCAATAACATGTTTGGTAGCACAAATTAAACACATAGAGACCACTTCCTAGAAATTTCAGCAGTAATGGCTGAACAGTTGTGTCGCATGCTATAAAAACATTCTTGCCTGCTGCCAGCATATGTATTTTGGTATTATTGTCATCTTAGCAAATTCCACCCTTGATGTCTGTGTTGCTCCCTGCTGTGGCAGAGATGCACTGTTGCAGTTGGCCACAAAATGTGTGCCACAGGATTGATTTTGTCTTCCTTCTAGATTGCAGCACTATCATTCAAGctagatgaggaggaggaggaggaggaagaggaggatgaAAAAGAAGAGCAGGGGGAAGAGGAAGACAACAACAATAATgacgaagaagaaaaggaagattcACTGGAAGCAAAGGAGCAAAATGAACAGGATGAAGAAAAAGATGAACTTGACTACGAACCACCATCAAAACGAAAGTTGGGAAAGAACCCCGATGTGGACACCAGCTTCCTTCCAGACAGGGAACGCGAAGAAGAAGAGAAACGCATCAGGGAAGAGCTTCGCATGGTATGCAGTTCAGAGCATTTGATGTTTCGTGCAGCATAGGGATAACAAAGCATCAACTGGGTTGGTAAGGGAAGAGTTTTGCACCGCACATATTGCAAAGGCATTCGTTGTTGTGTGCAGTATAGGCATAACGACAGGTCAACTGGGGTAGAATCATTATGTTTATTGTATACTAGTATAATGCAGACGATGACAGACTtgtgcagaaaacaaaact contains:
- the LOC135917919 gene encoding protein FAM50 homolog, encoding MAMYKGAASEAGRAMHLKKKREKALEELELRKKRIEEELKLSTMENKFAAHYDAVEQQLKSSTIGLVTLDEMKAKQEDVVKERERQLAQRQQERELQRQREIQKKREQQERQRRQIAALSFKLDEEEEEEEEEDEKEEQGEEEDNNNNDEEEKEDSLEAKEQNEQDEEKDELDYEPPSKRKLGKNPDVDTSFLPDREREEEEKRIREELRMEWVQKQQQLKNEDIEITFSYWDGSGHRKVVRMKKGNSIYQFLQKCMELLRKDFYELRAVTADQLMYVKEDLIIPHHYTFYDFIVTKARGKSGPLFAYDAREDVRLTNDASIEKEESHAGKVLLRSWYERNKHIFPASRWEPYDPARSYERYTVSDKKK